From a region of the Fibrobacter sp. UWB16 genome:
- a CDS encoding carbohydrate binding domain-containing protein, producing MMRSLSSIIGCMLVALWAIGCSESDTTAGIEIGNPEIAQNIGLTADFSIDYSDAKPVALAKAASKDEKVVIDTFRLSLMNVYSYSSYYTMVITDDQDGGLQLWPYEEDPAAVLPISFTEGEIVKDAFEHINLKHNGILKEIRVGFEVNRKDGVNSIYGRIRQDGKEIPFVYELNRIQGFDLFYHSSQTEIQESSVNLSVIFRVRRFVGGLDLGSAKVGDDGVIRFSKTENTELWESLNERFLPSFQALRYKYTDDQGKNHSDYVDDVWSEISGKRNSNFITNGNFDEGGADWVFHTQFNGVADTAVVKEKNSKVMRVRVTRGGDYSYSVQLLHENIPVVAGATYKFIFTIWSDVEGEITARLGKSTYYNVTNGFQEHVKVSTSGKSFEIEFSPDETDPYARLDLNLGKAERTFWIKDVQLIRIK from the coding sequence ATGATGCGTTCTTTGAGTTCAATAATCGGTTGCATGCTTGTGGCATTGTGGGCAATCGGATGTTCTGAATCCGACACTACGGCCGGTATTGAAATTGGAAATCCGGAGATTGCACAGAACATCGGGCTTACCGCTGATTTCTCCATCGACTATTCAGACGCAAAGCCTGTCGCTCTTGCCAAGGCGGCATCCAAAGACGAAAAGGTCGTTATCGATACGTTCCGTTTGTCTTTGATGAATGTCTATTCTTACAGTAGCTACTATACGATGGTCATTACGGACGATCAGGATGGCGGTCTCCAGCTTTGGCCGTACGAAGAAGATCCGGCTGCGGTACTTCCGATTTCGTTTACGGAAGGCGAAATTGTCAAGGATGCATTTGAACACATCAACTTGAAACATAACGGCATTTTGAAGGAAATCCGTGTCGGTTTCGAAGTGAACCGTAAAGATGGAGTCAATTCTATCTATGGGCGAATCCGCCAGGATGGCAAGGAAATTCCTTTTGTCTACGAATTGAACCGCATTCAGGGCTTTGACCTGTTCTACCATTCGTCTCAGACCGAAATTCAGGAATCTTCTGTGAATTTGTCTGTAATATTCCGCGTGCGCCGCTTTGTCGGTGGGCTTGACCTTGGTTCGGCTAAGGTCGGTGACGATGGCGTTATTCGCTTTAGCAAGACGGAAAATACGGAACTTTGGGAATCGCTGAACGAACGTTTCTTGCCGAGTTTCCAGGCTCTGCGCTACAAGTACACGGATGATCAAGGCAAAAACCATAGTGATTACGTGGACGACGTGTGGAGCGAAATTAGTGGAAAACGGAACAGCAATTTTATCACAAACGGCAACTTTGACGAAGGCGGTGCAGACTGGGTGTTCCATACGCAGTTCAATGGTGTTGCTGATACGGCTGTCGTTAAAGAAAAGAATTCCAAGGTGATGCGTGTCCGTGTTACACGAGGTGGAGACTATTCGTACAGCGTGCAGCTGTTGCACGAAAATATTCCTGTGGTGGCCGGCGCTACATACAAGTTTATTTTCACCATCTGGTCTGATGTCGAAGGCGAAATTACCGCTCGTTTAGGAAAGTCCACTTACTACAACGTGACCAACGGCTTCCAGGAACACGTAAAGGTTTCGACTTCAGGCAAATCTTTTGAAATAGAATTCTCGCCCGATGAAACGGACCCGTATGCCCGTCTGGACTTGAATCTGGGCAAGGCCGAAAGGACGTTCTGGATTAAGGACGTGCAGTTGATTAGAATTAAGTAG
- a CDS encoding alpha-1,4-glucan--maltose-1-phosphate maltosyltransferase, which translates to MATIPTLKENLVIENIRPSIEGGRFMLKREPGDTVTLQADIFRHSHEKYDAAIFYRHVSKKKWEQAPMHFVDNDLWEGSFTVGNIGYYEYKICAWTKEPKDVPTESPVMKLRVDPVYSRVGTWYEMWPKSQGTDPNKSATWKDCEKQLDYIAGLGFDTVYLVPIHPIGVTNRKGANNALHAKVDKKGNPLEPGCPYAVGNKNGGHYDVDPELGTMKDFEHFAKAARAKGLRLALDIALNCSPDHPYVKSHPEWFYHEPDGSIKFAENPPKKYEDIYPFDYYNENYKALWKEIENIILFWADKGVEIFRIDNPHTKPFPFWEWLIADVKEKRPELVFLAEAFTRPKMMHRLAKSGFDMSYTYFAWRSAKWEFEQYLKELTQSDAKEYMRGIFFPTTPDIFPKYLAYKGANAFKQRYFLAATLSSLTGMYNGYELCENIPSPIKEELADSEKYQYKVHNWSGPGIQDFVRRLNVARQEHVALQEYDNLDFHYAQNDQLMVYSKKSGDDVILCVCNMDMDHVQEGIVELDMAKLGLQNDSFFFLKDIVTGESYVWRGNKNYVKLDPAKAPGHMFVVKKI; encoded by the coding sequence ATGGCTACTATTCCAACTCTAAAAGAAAATCTCGTTATTGAAAATATCCGCCCGAGCATCGAGGGCGGCCGCTTCATGCTCAAGCGTGAACCCGGTGATACTGTGACCCTCCAGGCAGACATCTTCCGCCATAGTCACGAAAAGTACGATGCTGCGATTTTTTACCGCCACGTTTCCAAGAAAAAGTGGGAACAGGCTCCGATGCACTTTGTCGACAATGACCTGTGGGAAGGCTCCTTCACGGTCGGTAACATCGGCTATTACGAATACAAAATTTGCGCATGGACCAAGGAACCGAAGGATGTTCCGACAGAAAGCCCGGTGATGAAGCTCCGTGTGGACCCGGTCTACAGCCGCGTGGGTACGTGGTACGAAATGTGGCCGAAGAGCCAGGGTACTGACCCGAACAAGAGTGCAACGTGGAAGGATTGTGAAAAGCAGCTCGACTACATTGCAGGGCTTGGCTTCGATACGGTTTACCTTGTTCCGATCCACCCGATTGGTGTCACGAACCGCAAGGGCGCAAACAACGCGCTCCACGCCAAGGTCGACAAGAAGGGCAATCCGCTTGAACCGGGATGCCCGTATGCTGTCGGTAACAAGAACGGCGGTCATTACGATGTGGACCCGGAACTCGGGACCATGAAGGACTTCGAACATTTTGCAAAGGCCGCTCGTGCCAAGGGACTTCGCCTTGCGCTCGATATCGCGCTCAACTGCAGCCCGGATCATCCGTATGTGAAGTCTCACCCGGAATGGTTCTATCACGAACCGGATGGCAGCATCAAGTTCGCCGAAAACCCGCCCAAGAAGTACGAAGACATTTATCCGTTCGATTACTACAACGAAAACTACAAGGCTCTTTGGAAGGAAATCGAGAATATTATTTTGTTCTGGGCCGACAAGGGTGTTGAAATTTTCCGTATCGATAACCCGCACACCAAGCCGTTCCCGTTCTGGGAATGGCTCATCGCCGACGTGAAGGAAAAGCGCCCGGAACTCGTGTTCCTCGCCGAAGCTTTCACGCGTCCGAAGATGATGCACCGCCTTGCAAAGTCCGGCTTTGACATGAGCTACACGTATTTCGCATGGCGCTCTGCAAAGTGGGAATTCGAACAGTACTTGAAGGAACTCACGCAGTCCGACGCTAAGGAATACATGCGTGGTATCTTCTTCCCGACAACACCGGATATCTTCCCGAAGTATCTTGCATACAAAGGTGCAAACGCCTTTAAGCAGCGCTATTTCTTGGCCGCGACGCTTTCGAGCCTTACGGGTATGTACAATGGATACGAACTCTGCGAAAACATCCCGAGCCCGATCAAGGAAGAACTTGCCGATAGCGAAAAGTATCAGTACAAAGTACATAACTGGTCTGGCCCGGGCATTCAAGACTTTGTTCGCCGTTTGAATGTCGCCCGTCAGGAACATGTCGCCTTGCAGGAATACGATAACCTCGATTTCCATTACGCTCAGAACGACCAGCTCATGGTTTACTCCAAGAAGTCTGGTGATGACGTGATTCTCTGCGTGTGCAATATGGACATGGACCACGTGCAGGAAGGTATTGTTGAGCTCGACATGGCTAAGCTTGGCCTCCAGAACGATTCGTTCTTCTTCTTGAAGGACATTGTGACTGGTGAAAGCTATGTATGGCGTGGCAACAAGAACTATGTGAAGCTTGACCCTGCAAAGGCTCCTGGTCACATGTTCGTGGTGAAGAAAATCTAA
- a CDS encoding glycosyl hydrolase family 5 has translation MKKILLSSILAAGACAMFNACSDDSPSPLTPSVAASSSSVDWLVESSSSVDGNSDLGSSSSVVPGASASNSSSSVVVPPNSATSSSNDGPSQSSSSVNPTSSATPNSSAVESSSSAEPELGADGFPTLESYGPPPAEYTKDISATAKRGWNTRYWDACKPHCSWLRENANDVTRADTSSDAAYIADYGTARNCNIRDVEVPTFTLGDVSKSWFGYNGTRSACGDEKEKGVFTCTDMAPIAVNDTLSYAYVAGTADSKCGKCYHLQYDGHFANEMENNPPRETHKALKGKHMIVMASNIGNDVAGGNANLPAGQFDLMVPGGGVGAFDALTVQVNKGRDFNWGAGFGGFLTECQNKLGYDATLAAYQTCIKDMCDAAFGDAGLPNLLRGCHWFADWYKAADNPTYYIEEVECPQYLIDHYMSRFNTTTQTNIKKVTDWSTYKEGDVLDTLHCWKAGEAPPENGWQNPSAGCDVK, from the coding sequence ATGAAAAAAATTTTATTGAGTTCGATATTGGCTGCGGGCGCTTGTGCAATGTTTAATGCCTGCTCTGATGATTCTCCGTCTCCGCTTACTCCGTCTGTTGCGGCATCTTCATCGAGTGTTGATTGGCTTGTTGAAAGCAGCTCTAGTGTAGATGGGAATAGCGATTTGGGATCCAGCTCTTCTGTTGTGCCGGGGGCCAGTGCCTCTAACTCGAGTTCTTCTGTGGTTGTACCGCCTAATTCGGCGACGAGTTCTAGCAATGATGGGCCGTCTCAGTCGAGCTCTTCTGTCAATCCGACATCTAGCGCCACTCCGAATTCGTCAGCCGTTGAAAGCTCTAGCAGTGCTGAACCAGAATTAGGTGCAGATGGATTCCCGACTCTTGAATCTTACGGCCCGCCTCCGGCCGAATACACCAAGGACATTAGCGCTACGGCAAAGCGCGGTTGGAATACCCGCTATTGGGACGCTTGCAAGCCGCATTGCTCTTGGCTTAGGGAAAACGCTAACGATGTGACTCGTGCAGACACGTCTTCCGATGCGGCCTACATTGCCGACTATGGCACTGCGCGTAACTGCAACATTCGCGATGTCGAAGTCCCCACCTTTACCTTGGGTGATGTTTCGAAGTCCTGGTTCGGTTACAACGGGACCAGGAGCGCTTGCGGCGACGAAAAGGAAAAGGGCGTGTTCACCTGCACGGACATGGCGCCTATTGCCGTGAACGACACGCTTTCTTATGCGTACGTTGCGGGCACTGCCGATAGCAAGTGCGGCAAGTGCTATCACTTGCAGTACGATGGCCACTTCGCGAACGAGATGGAAAACAACCCGCCAAGGGAAACCCACAAGGCGCTCAAGGGCAAGCACATGATTGTGATGGCCTCCAACATCGGTAACGATGTGGCGGGCGGTAATGCTAATTTACCTGCAGGCCAGTTCGACTTGATGGTGCCGGGCGGTGGCGTGGGCGCCTTTGACGCTCTTACTGTTCAGGTAAACAAAGGCCGCGACTTCAACTGGGGCGCAGGCTTTGGCGGATTCTTGACCGAATGCCAGAACAAGCTCGGTTACGATGCTACTCTCGCCGCGTACCAGACTTGCATCAAGGATATGTGCGACGCGGCCTTCGGCGACGCAGGCCTTCCGAACCTGTTGCGCGGTTGCCATTGGTTTGCCGACTGGTACAAGGCTGCAGACAATCCGACCTACTACATCGAAGAAGTGGAGTGCCCACAGTACTTGATCGACCATTACATGAGCCGATTCAACACCACT
- a CDS encoding GNAT family N-acetyltransferase translates to MSDFLDDELCEFSLQEVDGECVVLRPLGEADVQPLFELIEGSREFLSDHLPWPVEECLTPEDVSAKMDAWNLQAQMANGACWGIFEKSSQKIAGCIMLGWVQWKNRSATVSYWLGQDFCGRGLATEALLLVAGESFAMGLNRLELTSSVNNLKSVAVARRAGFQEEGVCREYELLHGHFEDHIRFSLLARDFC, encoded by the coding sequence ATGAGTGATTTTTTAGATGATGAACTTTGCGAATTCTCGCTGCAAGAGGTTGATGGCGAGTGTGTCGTGTTGCGCCCGCTTGGCGAGGCGGACGTGCAGCCACTGTTCGAGCTGATCGAAGGCTCTCGTGAGTTCTTGTCGGATCACTTGCCGTGGCCTGTTGAGGAATGCCTAACTCCCGAAGATGTTTCTGCGAAAATGGATGCCTGGAACTTGCAGGCGCAGATGGCTAATGGCGCCTGCTGGGGCATTTTCGAGAAATCTTCGCAAAAAATCGCAGGCTGCATTATGCTTGGCTGGGTGCAGTGGAAAAATCGCTCGGCGACCGTGAGCTATTGGCTCGGTCAAGACTTTTGCGGTCGTGGCCTCGCGACTGAGGCGCTTTTGCTCGTGGCGGGCGAATCTTTTGCGATGGGGCTGAACCGCCTTGAACTTACATCTTCGGTCAACAATCTAAAGAGTGTTGCGGTCGCCCGCCGTGCCGGATTCCAGGAAGAAGGTGTTTGCCGCGAGTACGAACTCCTCCACGGGCATTTTGAAGACCATATCCGCTTTTCGCTCCTCGCTAGAGACTTTTGTTAA
- a CDS encoding TIGR02147 family protein, translating to METGENRIVEPDVLQYTNYRVYLRDYYEFKKKTVPAFSLRFFAEKAGLSSHAHLKLTIDGKRNITKNTVVKLIHGLGLDGQRAAYFESLVFFNQAQTDADKQVYYAQLLKASPRSKLHKMDAAQFRIFREWHHSAILEMVALKDFRPIPDWISKRLGGLITPAQVTESLKLLVELGLLVKTANGYRQRDPLITTDDEVQDMMVKMYHLQMLKLSADMLSALPGPQRDISALTFSIKREDFPNLKKHLQLMRKELLDFSAKAGEGEDVVQINIQLYPLTRGV from the coding sequence ATGGAAACAGGAGAAAATCGCATAGTTGAACCTGATGTTCTGCAATACACGAACTACCGTGTGTATTTGCGGGACTATTATGAGTTCAAGAAGAAGACGGTTCCGGCTTTTAGCCTCCGTTTCTTCGCGGAGAAGGCCGGGCTTTCGAGCCACGCCCATCTCAAGCTCACGATTGACGGAAAGCGAAATATTACAAAGAACACGGTGGTAAAGCTCATCCACGGCCTCGGCTTGGATGGCCAGCGTGCTGCGTATTTCGAAAGTCTTGTTTTCTTCAATCAGGCTCAGACGGATGCGGATAAGCAGGTTTATTACGCCCAGCTTTTGAAGGCGAGCCCGCGCTCCAAACTGCACAAGATGGATGCGGCTCAGTTCCGTATTTTTCGCGAATGGCACCACTCTGCGATTCTCGAGATGGTGGCGCTCAAGGATTTTCGCCCGATTCCCGACTGGATTTCCAAACGCCTCGGCGGTCTCATTACGCCTGCCCAGGTGACGGAATCTCTTAAACTTCTCGTGGAACTGGGACTTCTGGTAAAGACCGCGAACGGTTACCGCCAGCGCGATCCCCTGATTACTACCGACGACGAAGTCCAGGACATGATGGTCAAGATGTACCATCTGCAGATGCTCAAGCTCTCGGCGGACATGCTTTCGGCGCTTCCGGGCCCGCAAAGGGACATTTCTGCCCTAACTTTTAGCATAAAACGCGAAGATTTCCCCAATTTGAAAAAACATTTGCAACTCATGCGCAAAGAACTACTAGATTTCTCAGCAAAGGCTGGGGAAGGTGAGGATGTTGTGCAAATCAATATCCAGCTGTACCCTCTAACCCGAGGAGTATGA